A genomic segment from Nitrospinota bacterium encodes:
- a CDS encoding helix-turn-helix transcriptional regulator, whose protein sequence is MKNKLKYLRFFLGKSQEQLAQEAGLSQSQISRIERGYIKPQKEDRKKLSIILGVEEKAIFPEE, encoded by the coding sequence ATGAAAAATAAATTGAAATATCTCAGGTTTTTCTTAGGAAAATCGCAGGAACAATTGGCCCAAGAAGCAGGCCTAAGCCAATCACAAATTTCGCGGATAGAAAGAGGATACATAAAGCCGCAAAAAGAGGATAGAAAAAAGTTATCAATCATATTAGGTGTAGAGGAAAAAGCTATCTTTCCCGAAGAATGA